The Lutzomyia longipalpis isolate SR_M1_2022 chromosome 2, ASM2433408v1 DNA window ttaatataaaaataaagttatgCAAAAATTAACTTGCCTTTATTTCGCAATTTTAGGTATTTatacattattttttcctctctctctattttttttacccatcTCTCTTAATTGCTACCAACAATCCTATATATATTATAGGTAGTTATATCATaatagtttgaaaattttcactataaattagttttaaaatcaCATTGAATTTATACTTAAGATTTGCAGTCAATTACactgattttattatttaaaactttcttttttttaatatttgaattatgcAAAAAGATATTGacacagttttttgcattgcagacattttgagaaagtttttaactttttttcttcgcctTATCCGTTTGAATAAAACGTACTTTCGTCCAAAGAATGTTTgttggtaaaagaaaaaattctacaaaatatttttttttaatatgaaatagaaataaaatttagaaagaaaaagtattaGAATGTATAcagatttcaaaaaaaaaaattaagcctaCAAACAGATGTTATTTAGTATCGAGAAGACTCTGGCACTAGATGCATTTAGGACTCAATTACCCTGAGCTTGCATAGACTGTGCTGTAACAAAGTACATCTCAGTGCCATTTCTTGGTCTTCCTACTTTATccatacataatattatttataatcttattttctctttttttttagagaaaaaaataaaagtagaaAGTTagtttaatttctaaattaatttttttttcaacattttggtATTTGATTTAACACTTTTTTTGCcgttaaagtttatttaataatttgcaatattaatttatacataaaGCTCCACTAAAAAGAGCGGTGTATCCATAAAGttgtaaaatatatgtatattttttttcgtaaaagaCTTAATTACAAGAGCTGAGGAGATACATTATTTAACTTCTAATAAGTAATATgcatattaaattgaaaggagttcatgcactggccatgtaaaaacttccacattcacaaaacaattttaacaaatttcatcttgtaaagaataaaaaaaaacattgcaaaattgAGAGAGAGGAGCTCCAATTTCTACTGAGATCAGATAGAAAGAGGCAGAAaagaattgccaaaaaaaatgttaaccATTAAGTCGccatttgcagtttttttccctctaaaaaatatttcaacattttttgtagacttgtcgcgcATTTTCCGCAGAggttatttcattttcaaattaataataaacatttattacaaaaaaattaattatccaaatttaatttgaaaatatgattatttattatttattaaaatgaaaaaaaaacacagcgGATAATGCACGaaaagtctacaaaaaaaagttttgaaaattttttagagggaCAAAAACCTAAAATGGCGTCTTCTTCTGCAAATGACGTCGCAATACTACAattctttggcaatttttatttgcccTTTTTCTCTCTGATTCCAGTGGAAATTGGGGAATttctttcttgattttttaatattttttttattctctacaaaatggaatttaacaaaattgttctgcgattgAGGAAGTTTATACATGGTCagtgcataaactcctttatgaATGTAATATTCACAATtagtttattattatatatactATACACATGGGTTTTCTTCTACCTACAAAATAGACCACAAGAGCAAAGTAAGGTGAATGAAGATGAGACGCTTTTTTGTTGCCTGTTCGTTTGAGgctaaatcaataaattgaacaCGATTTTCTCAACGATTCAGTCGTATTCATGGCTCGATTCACGTTTACTTATTAATGTTTCACGCTCTTCTTCGTTGCCATCAACAACAGTTGTACTGGGCATTGAACGATTGGTGACTTTAGTTAAGCCCTCCGTGAAACCCGAATCTGTCAATCTGTATTGTATTTAATTGGGACATATTAGCTTAAGGAGTGGGGCGAAGGAAATATTTAGTGTTCCATATAGAGGAAATAATCACATGACATTACTTACACTTCATTGGCATCATCCTCATCATCGGTATTGCTGACAGTGAAATACGGATGTTGCGATGCTGGCCGGAATTTATATGCTGTCAGgacaaaaaatgtataattgGCCATTTCCCGGAACATCTCATATATCCATGCATATTGAAAGGCTACAGTTATCtgcaaaaacaaacaaaaaattagagaaagtGCATTAAAAGTAGACAAATAAAGGACTTACTTTAAGGAGATAGACAATAATTCGTGTGAAGTAGATATAGCATACAATCATAATGTAGAATTGTCGGAAGAGTTTGAGCTTTCTCAAATTCGTTGCGGCTTTGCCATCAGTTGCCGATGCTTCCTGTAGGTGCCGTATGGACCACACAACAGGGAAGAGAATTGCTCCGCAGCATATCAAATCAACAAGGATGAAAATATCCCGCCACGTTGTATGCTCCTTATCACCAACTTCACTCTCTTCCATAATAATTGCTGCGACATTCGCCAAAACTTGAAGTGGTATAacaatcataaataattttttatccttatCAGCAAGGATGTGCTTGATAAATGTCCACCCTGTGCCAATGAGGACAATCGTAATGAACAGAACGGCTCCTTTTAAGCTGTAAAAAGGGACGTGATATATTTAATTCTTGATTGCCATCAATTTTGTGTGTTGTCGCGCAAAACTCACAGATGAGTGATGTAGAAAAGAATGGCCCATGCTGCAACATGCTCACCCTTAATCTCAATAAAGTGGTAATTGATGGCGTGGAAGAAGAGAGAAATGGATTTGAGGAATACCAAAACAGCCATAAGATAGTGAATCTTAAATACGGGATGTctacaaagaagaaaaaattcatattagattaaaaaaaaacttttttttttcttaatttttgattaataaaaattattaacttaCTTGCTCTTCTGAAGGATAAACACCCAAAAAAGTCCCGAGAGAAAGAAGAGGACAGCCATCATGAAGTAGAGGGCTGGAAGAGGCATTTCACCAGCTGATAGATAATTCCCACtgttattttcttcaatatcaacctaaaagaatcatttatgaataatttttttttactattgaagagagatgaaaaaaaaacagttctACTAACATTGAAATTTAGAGAATACGGTGGTGGATAAGCATAATTGGGGCAACTGTGGAAATATAAGTTGTAGAGACCTTCATCTTCCTTTGTAGCCACATAGAGAACAAACTGAgtaaaagagaagaataaaattaattcttttcgcGTTGGTGCAaagttatttgaatttaaccctttcgcgtccacgttaaccctttcgcgttttttaaGCTAtagacccaaacgtgaaatattttattttcccagattttaaagaatttatatgaTTGTTCCGAGTTGCATCAAATTCAGgcaaaagaggccaaagaagaaaGACGttttgactgagaaaagtcctctgaaaGCATACACAGAACAATGtattgtgataaaaagagtgc harbors:
- the LOC129791332 gene encoding protein GPR107; the encoded protein is MWLKLLCGSYILGMLLLSEVSGRKHHLEIKNDFRRYIALSTFGFYQGGILDVKFSNFYYNTEKSDGGLQFGLSLDKTLSDAMNPYLDTHQAKCILDEPASVQKRGPIVFFRMDLEKDTVHIDCSRDWPPTAIIYKNRADIPVMRAKRNSLAKVSDSSIFMQRRRRAATEVEDNARGLKCNQQVLPLNVTMQDGIKHYSLNFVLYVATKEDEGLYNLYFHSCPNYAYPPPYSLNFNVDIEENNSGNYLSAGEMPLPALYFMMAVLFFLSGLFWVFILQKSKHPVFKIHYLMAVLVFLKSISLFFHAINYHFIEIKGEHVAAWAILFYITHLLKGAVLFITIVLIGTGWTFIKHILADKDKKLFMIVIPLQVLANVAAIIMEESEVGDKEHTTWRDIFILVDLICCGAILFPVVWSIRHLQEASATDGKAATNLRKLKLFRQFYIMIVCYIYFTRIIVYLLKITVAFQYAWIYEMFREMANYTFFVLTAYKFRPASQHPYFTVSNTDDEDDANEVLTDSGFTEGLTKVTNRSMPSTTVVDGNEEERETLISKRESSHEYD